The proteins below come from a single Mucilaginibacter mali genomic window:
- a CDS encoding nicotinate phosphoribosyltransferase, producing MKRANFVLLADAYKYSHHKLYIPGTTHIYSYLESRGGLFNETIFFGLQYFLKEYVEGVAFTQQDLDEAGPFLKQVFGRDDVFDKSRFQYILDKYNGKLPVKIKTVAEGTVVPTGNVLMTIENTDPECFWLTNFLETLLMQVWYPSTVATLSHQVKKVIGQFYSETATKGSEAGIDFVLNDFGFRGVSSVESAGLGGSAHLISFLGSDNLAGSVLAQQYYNANKVYGVSITATEHSICTLLGKDGELDVFRHILKTFPTGIIACVSDSYNIFRACESYWGEELKQDILKRDGVLVIRPDSGDPVMTLLEIFKILFDKFGYITNKKGYKVLPPQLRVIQGDGVNYHAIIDIYKALQANGISAENLVLGMGGALLQKVDRDTQRFALKCSYATINGRDVNVEKSPTEMDKNGNITESFKKSKAGKLKLVKADGTYRTVKQHEYPELPDELVTVFENGETVKEWSFEQVRELANNNL from the coding sequence ATGAAACGCGCAAATTTTGTATTACTGGCCGATGCCTATAAATACTCACACCATAAATTATACATTCCCGGCACCACCCATATTTACAGCTACCTGGAAAGTCGTGGCGGCTTATTTAACGAAACCATTTTCTTCGGCCTGCAATACTTTTTAAAGGAGTATGTGGAAGGAGTGGCCTTTACACAGCAAGACCTGGACGAAGCCGGACCATTTTTAAAACAGGTTTTTGGCAGGGATGATGTGTTTGATAAAAGCCGGTTTCAGTATATCCTTGATAAATACAACGGCAAACTACCCGTAAAAATAAAAACCGTTGCCGAAGGCACCGTAGTGCCCACCGGAAATGTGCTGATGACCATTGAAAACACCGACCCGGAATGTTTTTGGCTGACCAACTTTTTAGAAACCTTGCTGATGCAGGTTTGGTACCCCAGCACCGTGGCTACTTTAAGTCACCAGGTGAAAAAGGTGATCGGCCAGTTTTACAGCGAAACCGCCACCAAAGGCAGCGAAGCCGGGATTGATTTTGTATTGAACGACTTTGGCTTCCGTGGTGTAAGCAGTGTGGAGAGTGCCGGGTTAGGCGGCAGCGCTCACCTGATAAGCTTTTTAGGGAGTGATAATTTAGCCGGTTCTGTACTGGCACAGCAATATTATAATGCCAATAAAGTATATGGTGTAAGCATCACCGCTACCGAACATAGCATATGTACCTTATTAGGTAAAGATGGCGAACTGGATGTGTTCAGGCATATACTGAAAACGTTCCCAACCGGGATCATCGCCTGCGTATCCGACAGCTATAATATCTTCCGCGCCTGCGAAAGCTATTGGGGCGAAGAATTGAAGCAGGACATTTTAAAACGCGACGGCGTATTGGTGATCCGCCCCGACAGTGGCGACCCGGTAATGACCTTGCTGGAGATCTTTAAGATCCTGTTTGATAAATTCGGTTATATTACAAATAAAAAAGGCTATAAGGTGCTGCCACCGCAATTGCGCGTAATACAGGGCGATGGGGTAAATTACCATGCCATTATCGATATCTATAAGGCTTTACAAGCCAATGGCATCAGCGCCGAGAATTTGGTTTTAGGCATGGGCGGTGCCTTACTACAAAAGGTTGACCGCGATACCCAGCGCTTCGCTTTAAAATGCAGTTATGCTACCATTAACGGCCGGGATGTAAATGTTGAAAAAAGCCCCACCGAAATGGATAAAAACGGTAACATTACCGAAAGTTTTAAAAAGAGCAAGGCCGGCAAACTAAAATTGGTTAAAGCAGATGGCACTTACCGCACCGTAAAGCAACACGAATACCCTGAATTGCCCGACGAACTGGTAACCGTTTTTGAAAACGGCGAAACCGTAAAGGAGTGGAGCTTTGAGCAGGTAAGGGAACTAGCCAATAATAATTTATAA